AATCCGGCGCAGGCGGTAGATTCGGGTCGGCACCCGCCCCTCcagttcctcctccagctcctgGTGTCTGTCCTGCATCACCGCCTCCTTGCTGCTGTTGACCTGGGATTTGGGCCGATTGTTGTTGTGGGGATGCTTGGGAGCCTGCAGGCGCACCAGCGGGGGCGGGCGGCGCGGTCGAGTTCTTGGTGATTTTGGCGAGGGCAGGCGCGGCAGTGGGGTCATTTTGGGGTGGGATTGCGGGTGAATTATCGTGGTAGGTTACGAGGTAGCCTATTGTGGCGTAGAATTGGGTTGCGAGCTGGTTGTCACGGTGGTTAGTTTGCACGTTGTGTGGATGTGGCGCGAATCATGGTTGGGGGACTTACTTGATCGAGACAGGTTTGGAGCTGCGTTAGAATGTCTGCCATGGTGGAGGATGTAGAGCGGACTTAAAAGAAAGTGGAAAGGTGAGGTTGGATATCCAGTTAAGGTGGTGACAATTGAATCAAAGAGGTCCTGTAGCTTTGCCTGAGGTTGATCGGCGATAAATTGTAGATCGCCGGCGATAAGATTTCCTTTCATGTCGCATAATTTAGACTCAACTCCAACTTTCTCCAACTGTCAATTTAATGGCAACCCGCATAAGCAAACATTAATTACTCCACACGTGTAACATACCATGGGAAGCTGATATGAAGCTACATCGTCCTTTTTATTCCTTCCTCCGACTCAATCTCACCTCTGTCGCTCGCCGCCAATGTCATCGTCAACTGCATTCCTTCACGCGCCGTCTCTTCAagctcccctcccctccaccacACCCATCTGCACACCATCATGacctcccctccttcctcgtctATGCAGAGCggacttctctctctcctacCACTACGGCCTACATAGGCACACACTACGAGTATATCGTTCAACGAACCCTCCGTTCCTCCGCCTTCACGCTGCACCGCGTCGGCGGCCGCGACGATGCAGGCATCGACCTCGTGGGAACCTGGCACCTCCCGCGCCGCGAACATCCTCTTCGCGTGATCGTTCAATGTAAATCACTAAAAACTAAATTAGGACCGAACTTGGTCCGCGAATTAGAAGGGACGTTCAATCAGTCCCCAGTGGGGTGGCGGACAGGCGACGAGGTTGGCATCCTGGTTAGTCCGCGGGAAGCGACGAAGGGCGTTCGAGATGCCCTAGCTCGAAGTTCGTATCCGCTGATATGGATGATGATTGAGCGGGACGGGACATTACGCCAGGTCTTGTGGAATGGGAAGGCCGAACATCTAGGCTTGGTGAACTTGGGCGTTGAGGTGAGATATTCGGCGGACGAAGATGCGGACTCATCGAAGGGGGTTGTTCTCAcctgggatggggaggagattCCCAATATGGGACAGGTAGAGAGTCATGTCAGTGCGGTTGAGGATAGCTGGTTGCGGTCATGGGGTGATGGTTTCAACGAAGGGCAGAGGGACAAGTCGGAGCTGCTAGAT
The sequence above is a segment of the Aspergillus oryzae RIB40 DNA, chromosome 3 genome. Coding sequences within it:
- a CDS encoding uncharacterized protein (predicted protein), whose product is MKLHRPFYSFLRLNLTSVARRQCHRQLHSFTRRLFKLPSPPPHPSAHHHDLPSFLVYAERTSLSPTTTAYIGTHYEYIVQRTLRSSAFTLHRVGGRDDAGIDLVGTWHLPRREHPLRVIVQCKSLKTKLGPNLVRELEGTFNQSPVGWRTGDEVGILVSPREATKGVRDALARSSYPLIWMMIERDGTLRQVLWNGKAEHLGLVNLGVEVRYSADEDADSSKGVVLTWDGEEIPNMGQVESHVSAVEDSWLRSWGDGFNEGQRDKSELLDAVQELFPEEKPLLFGTGGCSTLTDADRVKVIQFLDSKKSAQVEAASGISRQNEIISSSPVNA
- a CDS encoding med21 domain-containing protein (predicted protein); the encoded protein is MADILTQLQTCLDQLATQFYATIGYLVTYHDNSPAIPPQNDPTAAPALAKITKNSTAPPAPAGAPAGSQASPQQQSAQIPGQQQQGGGDAGQTPGAGGGTGGAGADPNLPPAPDSPRTFASRQRELARDLVIKEQQIEYLISVLPGIDSSEAEQERRIKELEKELRSAEEDREQRVRELRKLRKKLENVLGAVEVGIYGDRGAVASRR